The sequence below is a genomic window from Scophthalmus maximus strain ysfricsl-2021 chromosome 19, ASM2237912v1, whole genome shotgun sequence.
GcttttttcctcttaatttgttgttatttaattGAACTACTTTGATAATCCACACTGTCGGTGTTGTTATAAACTTTCAGATGGGCAAACTTGGTGGACCTGACATTGTTAACTGTTCTGTTATGTTCCTTTATGAAATTTcgacaaatgtgtgtgtttgcagaatgGGCAGAGGGGAGAATATGGGACACCTGACTCAGCCTGGTCTCAGGCAGAAGACACAGCAGGAGCCTCTGGATGTGGACCCCTTGTTCATCCGCTTCCTCCGGACATTCAAAGAAATCCTCAAATTTGTTCTCTTCAGTTACACCGTGCTGTTTGGCGCTTTGCTCCTTGCCAGATGGACCACTTATTTCATGGTGGGAAAGTAAAAGGAAACTGACAGACTGACGAACGAGCCTGTTCTCACACTTAGAGCTTATTAAGGAAGTTGATCAGGCAGACATTCTTGGGATTTGTGGTCTATGCAGCTCCTATAAATTATTAATGTCTCCATACACGGCTTGAGTGTTCATGCAGTTTTCACCCCGTTTGTTTCACACTGTGCATTAGAGTTCACTgcttttttgtggtttttaaaaaaaattaaaatccaaacAGTGTGTTGCAGGCATTTAGAGCATTTCTTCAGTGAAATTAATGTTAAACTCACCAGTGTGTagcagttgtttgtttttaagtgtgCAATGTAGAAACTGAGATCTGCTGAGCTACAAAATGACCACAGTGAAACTAAAAAATGCGTGTGTACAGTTGTGTAGCATACAAAAAGCAGTATTGTGAATTCTTGAAtgataaaagatttaaaacaattttttgtctTCAGAAGCACATATTAAGTTTGATAAATGTCtatgtaaaaaatacatatcagcAGTAGCAATGTCAGTgggaatttttttctgtgtcatgGAGCTGATTTTACTCTGATGAATCAGTAAAATAATGCTGCCTTTCTGACGGGAACTTATGCGTGAATCACCACGTTGGCACACTGGGTAACTTTACGCCATAATCCCAGGCTTCCATAGGGCCTGAAGGCTCCAGGTTTGCTGTGTGGGAATTCATATGTTGTAGTTGATATTACTGTATACACCACCAAAGCACGATCCAAACAGGAAGTTTTGGGACCTTAGGCCAACATCTGCATTATCACCAAATGCAGATGTTGTAACTGTGTCACACCAACAGGGCTTACTGAGACATGTGAATATAACAGAGCCATAGTAAATGGCAAAGTACCCATTTGTGCTTTTGCTACTGACAGGAATGGGgtatgaaaatgtctgcagtgaaaaaagGCCTACACGGGCTGTTTATGGGTTAATCTGGGCCTCAATAGGAGCAGTTAGTCTGTCACTCCTCTTCACATCTATAGACTGAAGTTGGCCTCTTCAGACTGGCACTTAAATTAAAGTGATGTCTGGCAAGTGCCACCTGCAGTGCCATTAGAACCACGtccttttcatattcatatattgttaaaacaatgaaatccaACAGTTACAACTGTCTGGGGCATGCCTACTTTCAATAGACAACAAATATCAAATTTGTATTGTTTAACTCTGTTACCCCCCctaccaaaaataaaaacaaattctaaCATTTCAAAATTTAAGTATCAAATCTAGTTTACAGTTTTCTGACTCCACTTCCACTGAATTCACACTGCGTGCGCGGCTGAGTTGGATTTCTCTCACCGACACATTGCACACGGGCGGGGTTAAGACTAGTACATGGTTTTCTAAAAAGTCCTTTTGACTTTTGAAGGAAGATGAAACGCGGTACAAATCAATTAAGCAAGTGGGTTTTGGTGATGGTGGAAAACCCACTCACATCGTTGAGGGTTTGAGAGCCAGCCGGGTTAACACGTCCTGGTGCCCCCCTCGCCGCGCTCTCAGTATGAAGGCAGCTGAGCGCCGCCCGAATTGCGCCATTTTGAAAGCGTAATGCTGGGAGAGGCACAGGCGAGGGAAATCTCAAAGTAGAGTGCAAAGTCTGAAAGCCACTACGGGGGTTTGCAGTTTCCTTTCCTTGGTGGAAAACTGCTCCGTGGCGCTAGTTTCAACCGGGCCAGGGACTTGTGCGGTCGTCGGCGCTTCGAGCAGAACTCCCCGCACCATTCCgccactgctcctcctcggtCAGAACCACCCAGCCGACCCGGGCCAGCGCTGCTCCAGCCCAAGGCCCGAGCCCGCTCCAGAGATCCCCTCTGTCCGAGTCGCTCGCCATGGCAGGTAAAGCTGGAGAGCGGAGGCCCGTGAGCGTGGCTCGAGCTCTCGATGTTGTTCAGCGGAGTCCGTCCATCTTCACCGATGCTGGGTCGCGCTCTCTTCTGTTGTGGTTAACCAGCGTAGGCTAACTGGGCAAGCTAGGATACTTCCAAGATGCTAGCgagtgcatgaatgtgtgtgtgtgtgtgtgtcggtgacaGCGTGAAAGTGAGCGTCGTCCACACCAAACAAGCTTCAAGTATTTCCCGTCACTGGGTATTGTCGGCACCAGTTGCAATATGCGATTGCGGCGAAGTTCCCCGCACGGCCTCGTTCTCACAACAGAAGTTCATAACGAGGAGTATTTTTAGCATCGTTAGCACCAGGCTAACGCGTGTGAAGTTGCCCATAATGGTGGTGTACTAAAAGAACTCGTGCTTGTGTTTCGTGCAGGGGCCGGTGGTGGGAACAGTGATGTGCAGTGGTGCTTCTCCCAGGTCAAAGGAGCGATAGATGATGATGTCGCAGAAGGTAAGTccatgtggtggtggtggtggtcaccGATCGTTTGCTGAACTCAACTGTCTTGTGTGACGTCCTGTGCTCGCCTCCTGTTGAGGTTAGCTTCAATGCTACTGCTGCACTTTGTGCTCGAGGTATTTATGCATATGAAAAGCCATATGACGAATTGCTATTTTTGAGCACCAGTCTGTCTGCACTAAAGTGAAAGGGTCAGTGGTGTGACACTTGCTCATGGTCAACTAGGCCTGTTATAGACTGTTGAAAGCATGTATCTCTGGCTTAATTGCTGTTAACAGTCAACAGCCACTGTTTTAATAATTCCCCAGTTTAGATGTGTCTACCGTGTGTTATGTAATGCTTGCATTTTTTTGGGAGTGCAATGTATATCAGAATTGAATGAGCTGCAGGGTTTAACCATGTCAGGACATGGACACGCGAAAGTTCATGAAGcaatgattttatttgtttgagtaattatttcaaatgtgttttgacagtgCATGGATGTCCTACAATAAAGGGACTGATCGGCTTAGTCAAAGAAAAACCTTTCCTGCTTGGCTTTGTTTGTATTTAGCCATGGAGATGATGGTCATGGACTTGTACTGCAAACCTATTTACATGAGAGATGAATGGAATATCAATGGTGGTGTTTAAGTCATCACaatatgacatgaaatgaaCACCATCACAGCAAAGGGTCTTTCCAGAaacactgttttatttgtttggttacCTAAAATAATCCACATTCAGCAATGTTTTCACTGAACTAGTTATTTTGAACAAACAGAAGTGTTTAGAGGTTGACAAATAGTGAAAATCCTGAATTGTGATTTAATAGATTCCATTTTTGGAATATGGTGTATTTACAATGTATGATATGCTGTTCTGCGCAGGCCAGGATTATTTCTGTTGTGTGTCCTGTTATATTGGGTGGAGGATCctaaaatgtacaatttcaaTTTGCAAAGGGGTAGTTAGGTTGCTGGATAATTTAGAAGAGAGAAATTGTCAAGTATATTAACAGTTGAATAGTTTCTTTCTAGTTTTCCCCCCCGTCTGTATTAGTTTCAAAGTAAAAGAGCTTGCAGTGTTCCATCATATATTTCAGTCCTGGTTGATTTGGCGACACCTGTATTTACTGGTGATACCAGCAAGTATGATTTTATAAACTACAGgtcaaataatttgaaaaagtaGTTGGGTACTAATTTGCCCTTTTCCATCATTCTGTGAGCAACTGTGGTTGGATTTTTATGCCACACATCATGGCACCGGTCTGTTaacagcagaccacagtgaaagGAGTCTGTTACCTTCCTGGGATGTTGCAGGTGTGCAGCCTGTCACTGGCAGCCCTTCATCTAACAGCTGTAACAgagctgctgtaaaaaaaaaatccaggaaatgactgttgtcttgttttgtacacacatttttaatgtGATAGTGGTAAGTGCTTAgatcactgacaaacacattgcatttattttcaagCTGCAGCAATTAGACGCAACTCAATGCTGCATTTTTCAGTTACCATTGTGTTACCTCATTCTGTGACAGTTAATtaacagacatttatttaaatgaaaacctcAAGATCTAACTAGTACATGAAGTAGTTTAAATATGcaatagacacacacagtaaagtTTTTATCTCCATATGAACAGAAAGGCCAGTAGTAAATTGTGTCCACCCGTTTCCCGTTGTCCAAAGAGCAAATTAACAAACGCTCCAAATGCCAATGTTTACAGTACGTGATGGACTTAATTgtgtgtaaaggaggactgcaCAGTTGTTTACAGTAAGCTTTGCCTGAGGACAATTATATAAATGTGAGCCTGTCCTTGTGTTAGTAGTGTACAAAGCAGTTGTATTTTGCCATTTTCTGTTTGTATATGAGAGCTTGTATGGAGTCAGACCGTCCAAGACACTTTGTGCTGCGCTACGAGAGGAACAAGACCATCGTCTATATTAAGGATTGCACCAGCTCAGAAGAGTGCAAGCCAGTAAACAGGGAtcaattgttttattgttggaTTTGATGAGAATGCTCGTCTTTGAGAAgtgctgtgttgtttgttttctccttaTCTTTAAGTTTCATTGTGCTACATTGTAGTGTATGTATTCATGTACATCACTGCTCTCAGGCGGACAATACAGCAGCAAACCTACAATATTGTTAATGCTGCTGGAAGAATTTTGGGCATCATTGGGAGGAAATTGATCGTTAAACCACCTTTTAAACCAGTCTAGAAAATATTGTCATATTGAATTCACCTCAGATTTACACAGTAGTCTCCTTACTACTGTTGCAAATTAGACTTTTGAAATTGGGATTgcaagttacatttttttaatgatattctAATTTCACTACCTTATTGACAGCTGACATCATATCTACGGTTGAATTCAACCACTCTGGGGAGCTGCTAGCCACTGGGGACAAGGGGGGTCGAGTTGTCATCTTTCAGCAGGAGCCGGAGGTAAGTTTTGGTGACTCATCTGATTAAAGTGAATCTGTACAAATGGCAAAATCATTGTTTTACACTTAGgatttaatcatattttgtcACATGAACAGCATATCTAACTGAATGCAGAATTTAAGATGGAAAATatcatttgaaattgaaaaacaaacaaacaaacatatatatatatataattgccTTTTGCTTATAGGTGAGCGGAAACTCCTTGTCTTAGCAAAGGTCCATTTCTACTATGATAGTACTAGAAATTAACTCTTATCTACGGTCTGTTATTGTCTAGAGTAAGAATCAGCCACAGTGCCGAGGAGAGTACAATGTTTACAGCACCTTCCAGAGCCACGAGCCTGAGTTTGACTACCTGAAAAGCCTAGAGATTGAGGAGAAGATCAACAAGATTCGATGGTTGCCTCAGAAAAATGCTGCACAGTTCCTTTTGTCCACAAATGGTGAGTAAACCACTGGATGCTAATCAAACCAATCCACTGAAATGCtgagacattttgaaatctgaaaCTGTTCTGTTTATCCTCTGGCAGCAAGTAATCTAAAAGTACACAGTTAATCATGTTACTGAATATTACTTTTTATGGTCTCTGCTCTTTGTCATTGGCAGACAAAACCATAAAGCTGTGGAAAATTAGTGAGCGTGACAAGAGACCAGAGGGCTACAATCTGAAGGAAGAAGATGGGCGATACAGAGATCCCAATACTGTCACAACACTACGGGTTTGTATAAATAGTTTTATCACTGTCCCTTTTATGTTGAACGTATAGTTGATGTTAACCATTTGCCAGATTCTTAATTGTAAGGTACTGTCTTGAGCTGTTGTCAGACAATAACTCTGGAAAAATTGGTTCCGGACATTTTGCCGTTCACAAtaaagaacacagcaggagattagtcggatgcgttcacaacagcaagaaaatttccagaacattcaggcatGGGGGGGGGACATCTCTCACATAAAGCCcttccagaaaagttcagggaaaatgtcaggacttcagtgtatgtctgaaagcaacATGTGTGATGGGAAAATGCACAGGTGTAActaatgctgccttcaaatAGAACTCATGAACTCCTTGTTATGTGGAAGCAACAGGAAGTTGTGTTCACATTGTACTTGGTGTTCAAGTGGTTAAGAACACCGCTGCCAGGCAACGGCAATGTGGACACAAATATTAACGTTACTGTCGGCGTTTGAGCCACAGAGGCTAATAACATAGCAGGCTAGCAGTCGTGTAACGTAATGAAATTAATGTAAAGCATAATCACAGGAAAAATATTTGGCTGTTGGGCATTGTAGAATTACTAAGACAAAttctatacaaataaaagaacaatATAGTATCTTATCcaatgaaaaattaatttctgtGACCTTCGTCATCTCtgaaaacatcagcaaacaCTTTGTGAAAAATTCCAAGGTCCAAGATTGTGAATACCATAAGAGCGGGCCGTTCATATGGACTCTTCCCGCGAACGTGGTAAACACATCCCCATTGGAAGGATGCCCAATAACATTAATAATCCATCCTGCAGTTACTGCAGTGGAGAATGTTTCTAGTTACACCTGTGTATTACAAGGTTCATTCAGCCTTACATGCACATCAAATGTTTCTCCCTGATCATGtaaaccttcctttttttttgaaaaacagatctCTCTTTATTGAATAGTTATATGGACTCAATTTAACAGGCTAACCTGTTAAACTTAGGGCCAGGCGCTTTTTTCTTAGTTTATAAGACTGTTCATTATCTCTAAAACTGGTCCtattccctctcctctcctcaggtaCCAGTACTCAGGCCCATGGACTTGATGGTGGAAGCCAGCCCTAGAAGAGTGTTTGCGAATGCTCACACTTATCATATCAACTCGATTTCAGTCAACAGTGATTGTGAGACCTACCTGTCTGCAGATGACCTGCGCATTAACCTCTGGCATTTGGAGATCAACGATCGCAGCTTTAGTATCCTTTTGTTGTTGAACTCTATGCAGCTGACATCTTTTACAGATCTTAacatcatttttcatatttcttcttgTAGACTTTATTGTCTTGCCTGTAGAAAAAGGTGCACATACGTCTGTGTGTTGCAAGACAATTCAGCCTTTAAGGACAATGGTTGGGCAATTTAGTTCATGAGCAGGAATGTATTCTTATTTAGAAATgttgatttgttgtttgtgtgtagctTGACAGAGAAAAAGTTGTCAAACTTGTGGTTGATTTTAAGTGTACATACATTTGGGGGTTtacttttttctgtgtgtgtatatatatatatatatatatatatatatatatatactgtgtgaaATAATGAATTGGGTCCGTTTAAGGTAGTTCTGACTCACTGTTGGAGTATCATCCTGTTCACCTACCCACCAAACATTGGACTGCATATAAACAGACTGTCCCTGCAGCAAAACTGAAATTCACTGCATATTAGGAAACATTCTCTGATGCATGTCAGTAGATTAGTAAGTTCCGTTATGTAGCCTATGCAAAACATGATTCAGTGcctttgtattaaaaaaaggcacTGTTTTACAGCAGACTTAAGAATTATTCCATTATACCATTGTTATGATCACATTGTCCTGCAAAAATCAGTATTTGCTGGCCCAGAGCCATGCTGCTCCTTCTGGGTTTTGCCTGGCTTTGTACGAGTTCAGTAAtgaaacctttttctttcatatatttTGGAAGCATCTTTTCTTAAGTTGATGGGATGTCTGTTGAGCCCCTTGACCTTAACCTCACTTCTTCAGATATTGTTGACATTAAGCCAGCCAACATGGAGGAGTTGACAGAGGtgatcacagcagcagagtttCACCCCAACCAATGCAACACTTTTgtctacagcagcagcaaaggcaCCATTCGCTTGTGTGACATGAGGGCATCAGCGCTGTGTGACCAACACACCAAATGTAAGCCAGTTTCATTCATGCTGTGTTCCTGCAGCGGGGCTGTTGTGTTCTGAGGTGTGTCTGTGGTATGTTAAAGGAAACTGGATGATGGACAATGAAACTAGAATAGGTTTAAGAggcaaaatgtttcactttttgtaGAAAGACAGTGCTTTAATGCATATCAAGAACCTAAAGATCTCTGATCAACCAGCTCCTATTGTTAGGCCAGCTTTTCTTAAATCTATCTACATACATTTTGTCTACAATGGCGTTCAAATCCCAGATCTTTTGCTTGTGCTTAGCTTTTCTAACCGCTCAGCTATGGCATCTTCGAAGAAATCTGCTTCAATCAACCCCACAGTTTCCTTAGAATCCTTGATTAGTGAAACACCAATCTGTGTGAGTGGGTAAAAATTGAGACGTTGAGAAGTGCTTAAGATATGAGTTCCCTCAATATTATTTAAGAGCCAGAGCTCCAAAACTGCTTCTTCTGTGTCTCAATTTTTAAGAATTTACAAAACACAGGTTTGCCGACGTGTATGTCAGTAGTTGCCAAAAATGTGGGACTGGGACACatcctttttaaaaagcctttcaTTGTTATTAAAGTAGTCAGGGTAAATGAATGTCAtacatcttttttcatttctttttcaagtgtTTGAAGAGCCAGAGGATCCAAACAATCGTTCGTTCTTTTCTGAAATCATCTCATCCATCTCTGATGTAAAGTTCAGCCACAGTGGACGCTACTTGATGACCCGTGACTACCTGTCTGTCAAAATCTGGGATCTCAACATGGAGAGCCGACCAGTAGAGACATATCAGGTCTGTAACTGTTGCCATGCcaagacaaaaataatgtttacatCAGTTTTTCTGTAGACTGTAAGTCTGACATCATTCTACTGCATCTCCACAAGAGGGAGGCATTTTACTGAAGACATAATCTAAATATCAAGGTCTCTTGCAATGTTGGTTTCACTCTTGCACAACTGCTGATTTTACACCATTTTTTTACACCATTTCATTACTTTCTATAAACAGGTTCATGAATATCTCAGGAGTAAGTTGTGTTCACTCTATGAGAATGACTGCATCTTCGACAAGTTTGAGTGCTGCTGGAATGGGAACGACAGGtgagcaacttttttttttttctcaaccagACCTTTTTCCACACTTTGCTGTGTCAGTGCTGGTGAATTGTCTGACTTCTGCCATTATCACTATAGGAGAAAAGATGCTCTGGCTTGTTTTGTCCAAGATGGCAATGCGGGGGAACTAACTGATTATGGTTTAAGGGGGAATTCTGGTATTTTTCCACCTGGGCCAATGTAGGCATTCTTCCTCTGTGGGCATAGGGTTACAGCACCTACAGGAACACCACCAGTTTCCAGAGCTTTGTAACTTTGCAGCTGCtagctccccctcctccgtccttcTGCAACAAGTGTCACAAGATTTCTTGTTGAGCAAgatgttaaatgtttaaagCTATTTTAGTGGACATTTTGTTGATTGTTGCTGTGGCCCAGTAAGATTATGTTGTAGCCACTGTCGTTGTGCTCATGTAGCTGACGCggttgtccaaagcgacttactaAAATGGTTTCGGGTAGGCAGGTATCATTAAGGTCCTTGAACCGAACCCGCCGATCTCCTGGACAGATTCCAAATATATCAAAATCAAAGGTACCATTCATTTACACAACCATATTTATAATCATAGGGCCCATGTTGTTTTGGGCTGACCCTTATTTGATGCAGCTGAACTCAGGGAATCTGTGCATAAGGCAACAAAAAATGTGGTGTGGATGGCAGGGGCTATTCTG
It includes:
- the ppp2r2aa gene encoding serine/threonine-protein phosphatase 2A 55 kDa regulatory subunit B alpha isoform → MAGAGGGNSDVQWCFSQVKGAIDDDVAEADIISTVEFNHSGELLATGDKGGRVVIFQQEPESKNQPQCRGEYNVYSTFQSHEPEFDYLKSLEIEEKINKIRWLPQKNAAQFLLSTNDKTIKLWKISERDKRPEGYNLKEEDGRYRDPNTVTTLRVPVLRPMDLMVEASPRRVFANAHTYHINSISVNSDCETYLSADDLRINLWHLEINDRSFNIVDIKPANMEELTEVITAAEFHPNQCNTFVYSSSKGTIRLCDMRASALCDQHTKLFEEPEDPNNRSFFSEIISSISDVKFSHSGRYLMTRDYLSVKIWDLNMESRPVETYQVHEYLRSKLCSLYENDCIFDKFECCWNGNDSVVMTGSYNNFFRMFDRGYRQDVTLEASRENSKPRSVLKPRKVSTGGKRKKDEISVDSLDFNKKILHTAWHPLDNIIAVATTNNLYIFQEKLN